From a single Shewanella donghaensis genomic region:
- a CDS encoding YccT family protein → MKLRQLSIGLLTILTTPFALAAGVLDIPNSVEVIVLNGQEKTFDDEVPLVEGENQLVFRYLTYYRDHGTQTQFKSEAVILKFNAQDERYEISLPNIRNKNNANSFNQSPKFTLVNSQNKPVNFEQGLLKKEGLQLGREYQLEINEYNLTNQPAAMASISETVMKPSSESITTPVSQTITAPAAVAAAVVATTSTTQPIVKAPKTIAEDQAEITEMLDYWYNKANDETKAKFKAKVNNSH, encoded by the coding sequence ATGAAACTAAGACAGCTTTCAATCGGATTACTCACCATTCTGACTACGCCATTTGCATTAGCCGCTGGCGTATTAGACATTCCCAATAGTGTTGAAGTTATTGTATTAAATGGCCAAGAAAAAACATTTGACGATGAAGTACCGCTTGTGGAAGGTGAAAACCAACTGGTCTTTCGTTACCTGACTTATTACCGTGATCATGGCACACAAACCCAATTTAAATCTGAAGCTGTCATCCTAAAGTTTAATGCTCAAGATGAACGCTATGAAATCTCATTACCTAATATTCGCAATAAAAATAATGCCAATAGTTTTAATCAATCTCCCAAATTCACGCTGGTAAATAGCCAAAATAAACCGGTGAATTTTGAACAAGGATTATTAAAAAAAGAAGGCCTGCAACTTGGGCGTGAATACCAGCTAGAGATTAACGAATATAACCTCACTAATCAGCCTGCTGCCATGGCGAGTATTTCAGAAACAGTCATGAAACCATCCTCTGAATCGATAACAACCCCTGTCTCCCAAACAATAACGGCCCCAGCTGCGGTTGCAGCAGCGGTAGTGGCAACCACCTCAACGACTCAGCCTATTGTAAAAGCCCCAAAAACTATCGCTGAAGATCAGGCAGAAATAACTGAAATGCTCGACTATTGGTATAACAAAGCCAACGACGAGACCAAGGCTAAGTTTAAAGCTAAAGTGAATAACAGCCATTAG
- a CDS encoding sulfotransferase family protein: MNKVFIIGLPRTGTTSISVALLQHGLKVAHIGLTKRAFEVADVVSDVPCFCDYPQLDVLFPNAKFVYIDRPIDSWVTSIQMLLTKMRPNLADKTGTFHPILKRCFKQVFGPLTADNLLDEARLKQCYLDHQQAVNRYFENRDNFLSIKLKDDNSLQTLLAFIGIEDSDMTEFPVLNVGTHVASWGEYKHPNKINTNLAGPEHRKFFDYKTPSIKNAIL; the protein is encoded by the coding sequence ATGAACAAAGTGTTTATTATTGGTTTGCCAAGAACTGGCACCACCAGCATCAGCGTAGCGTTACTTCAACATGGCTTGAAAGTGGCGCATATAGGGTTAACTAAACGCGCATTTGAAGTCGCTGATGTGGTTTCTGACGTGCCCTGCTTTTGTGACTACCCGCAATTAGATGTGTTATTTCCTAATGCCAAGTTTGTCTATATTGACCGCCCGATTGACAGCTGGGTGACATCAATACAAATGTTGCTCACTAAAATGCGCCCAAACCTTGCCGATAAAACAGGGACTTTTCATCCCATCCTCAAGCGCTGCTTTAAACAAGTATTTGGCCCGTTAACGGCTGACAACCTTCTTGATGAAGCGCGCCTAAAACAGTGTTACCTAGACCATCAACAAGCCGTTAATCGTTATTTTGAAAATAGAGACAACTTTTTATCGATCAAGCTAAAAGATGATAATAGCTTGCAAACGCTGCTGGCATTTATTGGTATTGAAGATAGCGACATGACCGAGTTTCCAGTGCTCAATGTCGGCACGCATGTGGCAAGTTGGGGGGAGTATAAACACCCCAATAAAATCAATACCAACCTAGCAGGTCCTGAACACAGAAAGTTCTTCGATTACAAAACACCTTCAATTAAAAATGCCATTTTGTAA
- a CDS encoding peptidylprolyl isomerase, which produces MARTAAALHILVKHKTQAEDLMKQLANGAKFDVLARKHSSCPSGKSGGNLGEFKKGQMVPPFDRVCFTGELLTPHLVKTKFGWHVIKVLYRT; this is translated from the coding sequence ATGGCCAGAACTGCCGCTGCACTGCATATTTTAGTAAAACATAAAACCCAAGCTGAAGACTTAATGAAGCAACTTGCTAACGGCGCTAAGTTTGACGTACTAGCACGAAAGCATTCATCTTGTCCTTCAGGAAAAAGTGGCGGAAATCTTGGTGAGTTTAAAAAAGGCCAAATGGTACCACCGTTTGATCGCGTCTGCTTTACAGGTGAATTACTCACCCCCCATTTAGTTAAAACTAAATTCGGCTGGCATGTGATTAAAGTTTTGTACAGAACATAA
- a CDS encoding DsbA family protein, translating to MQQVSHTQIQLSYVYDPMCSWCWGYRPTWLALEQQIKEQLPQVNICYRLGGLAPDSDVPMPQEMQQFLVQTWHKIANQLGTQFNFDFWTQCQPRRSTYPACRACLVAREYGLESQMYAAIQQAYYLDAQNPSDDSTLIALANKLGIDVARFSEQLTSLATKQQFKEELQLTHSLPIQGFPSLVLSIEQNHFSIPIDYVNFQTSLDAIKKALCTR from the coding sequence ATGCAACAGGTATCACATACTCAAATACAACTTTCTTATGTTTATGATCCAATGTGCAGTTGGTGTTGGGGATATCGCCCTACTTGGCTGGCGTTAGAACAGCAAATTAAAGAGCAATTACCGCAAGTCAATATTTGCTACCGTCTGGGCGGTTTAGCCCCAGACTCTGATGTGCCAATGCCACAGGAGATGCAGCAATTTTTGGTGCAAACATGGCACAAAATTGCCAATCAATTAGGGACTCAATTCAACTTTGATTTTTGGACGCAATGTCAGCCAAGGCGGTCGACTTATCCTGCATGTCGGGCATGTCTTGTTGCTAGGGAATATGGCTTAGAGTCACAAATGTATGCTGCTATCCAGCAAGCGTATTATTTAGATGCGCAAAACCCATCAGATGACAGTACGTTAATTGCACTGGCCAATAAACTTGGTATTGATGTGGCGCGCTTTAGTGAGCAATTAACTTCACTGGCAACTAAGCAGCAATTTAAAGAAGAACTGCAATTAACGCATTCGTTACCCATTCAAGGGTTTCCATCGCTGGTGTTAAGTATTGAACAAAATCACTTTTCGATTCCTATCGATTATGTCAATTTTCAAACCAGTTTGGATGCCATTAAAAAAGCCTTATGTACACGCTAA
- a CDS encoding DUF1330 domain-containing protein, producing MSTYYSVLEVTPTTDTWVADYIGLANELVAKYGGKYLARTNSHERLEGVGEDPALRILIEWPSKEAAMNFMSDPGYVPHLKARTTGSVSHHALVEAKDDLA from the coding sequence ATGTCAACTTATTACTCTGTACTTGAAGTGACCCCGACTACCGACACATGGGTAGCCGATTATATTGGACTAGCTAATGAATTAGTTGCTAAATACGGCGGAAAATATCTTGCAAGAACTAATAGCCATGAACGCCTAGAGGGCGTAGGTGAAGATCCAGCCTTACGTATTTTAATTGAATGGCCTTCAAAAGAAGCTGCAATGAACTTTATGAGTGATCCTGGTTATGTACCCCATTTGAAAGCGCGCACAACAGGCTCTGTCAGCCATCATGCGCTCGTTGAAGCAAAGGATGATTTAGCTTAA
- a CDS encoding putative quinol monooxygenase has translation MFTNIGWIVEAKLKDGKREEFEAVMNEIVAETEKEPGTINYQYYVSDEGDVMVYERFADIESAHIHITNWDNFAERWVAAAEPTRMVHLGDLPDELRARHAVLAPLWLKPFGGFAR, from the coding sequence ATGTTTACTAATATTGGTTGGATTGTTGAAGCAAAATTGAAAGATGGCAAACGTGAAGAGTTTGAAGCTGTCATGAATGAAATTGTTGCTGAAACAGAAAAAGAACCGGGGACAATTAACTATCAATACTATGTTTCAGATGAAGGCGATGTGATGGTGTATGAACGTTTCGCCGATATTGAATCAGCCCATATACATATCACTAACTGGGATAATTTCGCTGAGCGTTGGGTAGCTGCGGCCGAACCGACTCGTATGGTTCATCTTGGTGATTTACCTGACGAATTACGCGCTCGCCATGCCGTATTAGCACCATTATGGCTTAAGCCTTTCGGTGGCTTTGCACGCTAG
- a CDS encoding cytochrome c3 family protein: MKYLAMIAALAFAGSAFAVDCVDCHNTINVEEHTEMEANIATCDDCHGFTDHHELDTDIHTPDLTIAECADCHTVE, encoded by the coding sequence ATGAAATATTTAGCTATGATTGCTGCCCTTGCTTTTGCTGGTTCTGCTTTTGCTGTTGATTGTGTGGATTGTCACAATACTATCAATGTTGAAGAGCATACTGAAATGGAAGCAAACATCGCAACTTGCGATGATTGTCACGGTTTTACTGACCACCACGAATTAGATACAGACATACACACACCAGACCTAACTATCGCTGAATGTGCTGATTGTCACACTGTAGAATAA
- a CDS encoding SOS response-associated peptidase, whose product MCGRIEVLFDRMKATLDNLFDIPLSIQTNLDLRPTDQITAITSSAETLSPHCSIKTVPALWGIQPAWSKKIIINAQAETVNEKATFASAFRQQRCIIPCSGWFEWRDEGQAKKQKYRFSHTANKPLFMAGILYPAQQSELQQLVTLTIAPNDKCAEYHHRMPLFIPSTEINPWLHQDAVQVKSLLTALPDKWINVSAA is encoded by the coding sequence ATGTGCGGTAGAATAGAAGTGTTATTTGATAGAATGAAAGCTACGCTTGATAATTTATTCGATATTCCTCTCTCTATACAAACAAACCTAGATTTACGGCCTACAGATCAAATAACGGCTATAACGTCATCCGCAGAAACGCTATCACCACATTGTTCAATAAAAACTGTACCCGCTCTCTGGGGAATTCAGCCAGCTTGGTCAAAGAAAATCATCATCAATGCACAAGCAGAAACGGTTAATGAAAAAGCAACTTTTGCCAGTGCTTTTAGACAACAGCGATGTATTATTCCATGTAGTGGGTGGTTTGAATGGCGTGACGAAGGCCAGGCTAAGAAACAGAAATATCGTTTCAGTCATACGGCTAATAAGCCGTTATTTATGGCAGGGATACTTTATCCTGCTCAGCAATCAGAGCTCCAACAACTAGTGACATTAACAATTGCGCCCAATGATAAGTGCGCCGAATATCATCACCGTATGCCATTGTTTATACCTTCAACTGAAATCAATCCTTGGCTGCATCAAGATGCCGTACAAGTTAAATCACTGCTTACAGCCTTGCCTGATAAATGGATAAATGTGAGTGCGGCATGA
- a CDS encoding acyl-CoA dehydrogenase: MSLRTTFKKVLPSISTTEQEALDAGDVWLEGSIYQGIPDFAALRDIPGAALTLEEQAFLDGPVQTLIEMVDDFGIQNEKHLPDNILTFLKENKFFSLIIPKSYGGLEFSPYANSTIVATIAAKSSAVAVTVMVPNSLGPGELLMHYGLDSQRDFWLPRLANGLEIPCFALTSPEAGSDAGGIPDIGTVTIGEYQGEQVLGLSVTWDKRYITLAPIATVLGLAFKVEDPKGLLGGKEQLGITCALIPKAHPGVQLGNRHDPMGCRFYNGTTRGENVFIPMDFIIGGQEKIGRGWQMLVSCLGAGRGISLPALGVSVSQCSFKSSAEYAAVREQFGLSIGKFEGIQEKLADIAGKTYLQEAMRVLTTEGLGLGLKPSVVTAIAKYHMTELGRDVLNSAMDIQAGKAIQRGPQNTLASGYVAQPIAITVEGANILTRNLMIFGQGVMRCHPHLQSMVESIHSDASDADKTFNSIFRKTVSYSVGNSLRAFKLGVLPFTAPASSALPEVIGYEKSVHKLASKLAVYADFSLLVLGGKLKQAEMLSARLGDVMSFLYAAMASIRFYENKVSAEERTQAKPYFDYATRWALCKAEEALLAFLENFPSKPTRQFMRLITMTYSGKMLKVNDDLVRELAHQAQLDTTFKKQLTHLVKPVAGDGNYINEQAYLAKMACLPMLAKVKKALKQRVFKAGIKFSLTLDAALEAKVITADEHQQLQDYNLKRERAIRVDEFDFDMNLISDKADLKIAN; encoded by the coding sequence ATGAGCTTAAGAACAACATTTAAAAAAGTATTGCCAAGTATTTCAACGACAGAACAAGAAGCGTTAGACGCTGGAGATGTTTGGTTAGAGGGATCAATTTATCAAGGTATTCCTGATTTTGCTGCCTTACGTGATATTCCAGGTGCAGCGCTGACTCTTGAAGAGCAAGCTTTCTTAGATGGCCCAGTTCAAACATTAATTGAAATGGTTGATGATTTTGGCATTCAAAATGAAAAGCACTTACCAGACAATATTCTTACCTTCCTTAAAGAGAACAAGTTTTTCTCTTTAATTATTCCTAAGTCATATGGCGGACTTGAGTTTAGCCCTTATGCAAACTCAACGATTGTTGCCACCATCGCAGCTAAAAGTTCTGCTGTAGCGGTGACTGTTATGGTTCCTAACTCCCTAGGCCCAGGTGAGTTATTAATGCATTACGGATTAGATAGCCAACGTGATTTTTGGTTGCCACGTTTAGCTAACGGCTTAGAAATTCCATGTTTTGCATTAACAAGTCCTGAAGCGGGATCTGATGCTGGTGGTATCCCTGATATTGGTACTGTCACTATCGGTGAGTACCAAGGCGAGCAAGTATTGGGTTTATCAGTAACATGGGATAAGCGTTATATTACTTTAGCCCCTATCGCTACTGTACTCGGTTTAGCGTTTAAAGTAGAAGATCCAAAAGGTTTATTAGGCGGCAAAGAACAGCTTGGTATTACCTGTGCACTTATTCCTAAGGCTCACCCTGGCGTACAACTAGGTAACCGTCATGATCCTATGGGTTGTCGCTTTTACAACGGTACGACTCGTGGTGAAAATGTATTTATCCCGATGGATTTCATTATCGGCGGACAAGAAAAAATTGGTCGCGGTTGGCAAATGCTGGTTAGCTGTTTAGGCGCTGGTCGTGGTATTTCTCTGCCAGCTTTAGGTGTTTCAGTTAGCCAATGTTCATTTAAATCTTCTGCTGAATATGCAGCAGTACGTGAGCAGTTTGGTTTATCAATTGGTAAGTTTGAAGGTATTCAAGAAAAGCTTGCAGACATTGCGGGTAAAACTTACTTACAAGAAGCAATGCGTGTGCTAACAACAGAAGGTCTAGGCTTAGGTTTAAAACCTTCTGTAGTCACTGCAATTGCTAAGTATCACATGACAGAGCTTGGACGTGATGTGTTGAACTCTGCAATGGATATTCAGGCGGGTAAAGCGATTCAGCGCGGACCACAGAATACCTTAGCATCTGGCTATGTAGCTCAACCGATTGCTATCACCGTTGAAGGTGCCAACATTCTAACCCGTAACTTGATGATCTTTGGTCAAGGGGTGATGCGTTGTCATCCACATTTACAAAGCATGGTTGAATCAATTCATAGCGATGCAAGTGATGCTGACAAAACCTTCAACAGTATCTTTAGAAAAACCGTAAGTTACAGTGTTGGTAATAGCTTACGCGCATTTAAATTAGGTGTATTGCCATTTACTGCTCCAGCTTCATCTGCGTTGCCAGAAGTTATCGGTTATGAAAAATCAGTGCATAAGCTTGCTTCTAAACTTGCTGTTTATGCTGACTTTTCACTATTGGTACTTGGGGGCAAACTTAAGCAAGCTGAAATGTTATCAGCGCGCTTAGGTGATGTGATGAGCTTCTTATATGCTGCTATGGCGTCAATTCGTTTTTACGAAAATAAAGTATCAGCAGAAGAGCGCACGCAAGCTAAGCCATATTTTGATTACGCAACACGCTGGGCATTATGTAAAGCTGAAGAAGCGTTGCTCGCTTTCTTAGAAAACTTCCCATCTAAGCCTACACGTCAGTTTATGCGTTTAATTACCATGACTTACTCTGGTAAAATGCTAAAAGTGAACGATGATTTGGTTAGAGAACTTGCGCATCAAGCACAGCTTGATACCACATTTAAAAAGCAGCTAACCCATTTAGTTAAGCCTGTAGCAGGTGATGGTAATTACATTAATGAGCAAGCATATTTAGCTAAAATGGCTTGTTTACCTATGCTAGCTAAAGTGAAAAAAGCACTTAAACAGCGAGTATTTAAAGCGGGAATTAAATTCTCTCTTACATTGGATGCAGCACTCGAAGCTAAAGTGATTACTGCTGATGAGCATCAACAACTGCAAGATTACAACTTGAAACGTGAACGTGCGATTCGTGTTGATGAGTTCGATTTTGATATGAACTTAATTTCTGATAAAGCAGATTTGAAAATTGCGAACTAA
- a CDS encoding outer membrane beta-barrel protein produces the protein MTRLSITRFYMTKLALVTNVTFMCLVPHLSHAAESIIGGTVGYANYNASSAGLSNTQESGINYQYRSAITLNPSNRLYGAYSYNSDDMTQHEGLLVSYDRLFSVDDTHNIKWFIGASAGFSGNEIQLTDLDRSYQDSGSSYVYGGQVGFLFDLGHDFTSEIGFRYLKHNVTSSMEYNSSDLSVNDAEQIYFGIDFTF, from the coding sequence ATGACTCGACTTTCAATCACTCGATTCTATATGACCAAACTGGCCTTGGTGACAAACGTAACGTTCATGTGTTTAGTTCCTCATTTGAGTCATGCCGCAGAGTCTATTATTGGCGGTACAGTTGGCTACGCTAATTATAATGCATCCTCTGCGGGGCTTTCCAATACCCAAGAAAGTGGCATAAATTATCAATATAGAAGCGCAATAACCTTAAACCCAAGTAACCGTTTATACGGTGCTTATTCCTATAATTCTGACGATATGACTCAGCATGAAGGACTACTAGTCTCCTATGACCGACTCTTTTCAGTTGATGATACACATAATATTAAATGGTTTATTGGTGCTTCTGCAGGGTTTAGCGGTAATGAAATTCAATTAACCGATTTAGATCGAAGTTATCAGGACTCTGGCAGCAGCTATGTTTATGGCGGACAAGTGGGTTTTCTATTTGATTTGGGGCATGATTTTACATCTGAAATAGGTTTTCGATATTTAAAACATAATGTCACTTCTTCGATGGAGTACAACAGCTCTGATTTATCGGTTAATGATGCTGAGCAAATATACTTCGGTATTGATTTTACCTTTTAA
- a CDS encoding TM2 domain-containing protein, giving the protein MSEVQTATADVQVSDKGFVPTLLLCFFLGMFGAHRFYAGKIGTGILMLLTLGGFGIWTLIDFIIIAVGSFKDSEGKFIKAS; this is encoded by the coding sequence ATGTCAGAAGTACAAACAGCAACTGCAGATGTCCAAGTAAGCGACAAAGGATTCGTACCAACGCTACTATTATGTTTTTTCCTAGGTATGTTCGGTGCACACCGCTTTTATGCAGGTAAAATTGGTACTGGTATCTTAATGCTATTAACTTTAGGTGGTTTTGGGATTTGGACACTAATCGACTTTATTATCATAGCCGTTGGTAGTTTTAAAGATTCTGAAGGCAAGTTTATCAAAGCAAGTTAA
- a CDS encoding NINE protein yields MTDSVKSEKNYAVAVILSGIFGVLGIHHFYCGRISHGVFDLSLAIVGLTLMQFEDVTLALLGLGLIVIDVIHTIVVTFMLLVGSYRDGKGKLITYPGQKL; encoded by the coding sequence GTGACTGATTCTGTCAAATCAGAAAAAAACTACGCTGTAGCAGTTATCCTATCCGGTATTTTCGGAGTGCTAGGAATTCATCATTTTTACTGCGGCCGTATTAGCCATGGTGTATTTGATTTATCTTTGGCCATTGTAGGGCTAACACTCATGCAGTTTGAAGACGTCACCCTCGCGCTACTTGGTTTAGGTCTCATCGTTATCGATGTTATTCACACTATAGTGGTCACTTTTATGCTTCTAGTTGGAAGCTATAGGGACGGGAAAGGTAAGTTAATTACCTATCCAGGACAAAAATTATAA
- a CDS encoding metal-dependent hydrolase family protein, with the protein MSNLAIAAIRRFHYYLSYKKSFNLVIIFGLCSVLPSIQAADFKVIHAGELLSIAGEKSTKQQSILIKDGKITAIKKGYIDLAADQITANDTLEYIDLKNSFVMSGLMDMHVHLQGELGPNNDSESLRMSDADVAMKSAYFANKTLLAGFTTVRDLGAKPEQIYALRDAVNIGWIPGPRIIASGGVSVTGGHGDVDGKSPDLLDMLTSKTICDGPFDCRRATRRAIKYGADVIKITSTGGVLSDTNTGTGQQMANDELKEVIDAAHALGRKVASHAHAAEGINAALRAGVDSIEHGSYANKESIKLFKKSGAYLVPTLLAGDTVVQMAKAEGGFMSDAIKAKAIRVGHDMQNNFSSAYKAGVKIAFGTDSGVSHHGDNAKEAILMSQGGMSNQDILVSATINGADLIDMSASLGTLEQGKQADIIAMKSSPLDNISALLDVHFVMKSGSVHKQ; encoded by the coding sequence ATGTCAAATTTAGCGATAGCAGCAATTAGACGATTTCATTATTATTTGAGTTATAAAAAGTCGTTTAACTTAGTGATTATTTTTGGTTTATGTAGCGTATTACCTTCAATACAAGCTGCAGATTTTAAAGTCATCCACGCAGGAGAATTGCTTTCTATTGCAGGTGAAAAATCCACTAAGCAACAATCAATTTTGATAAAAGATGGCAAAATCACTGCGATCAAAAAAGGTTATATCGATTTAGCCGCAGATCAAATTACCGCTAACGACACGCTGGAATACATTGACCTTAAAAACAGTTTTGTGATGTCTGGTTTGATGGATATGCATGTGCACCTACAGGGTGAATTAGGGCCTAATAATGACAGTGAGTCATTAAGGATGTCTGATGCCGATGTTGCAATGAAAAGTGCTTATTTTGCCAATAAAACACTGTTAGCTGGTTTTACCACAGTTAGAGATTTAGGCGCCAAGCCTGAACAGATATATGCACTCAGAGATGCGGTTAATATAGGCTGGATACCTGGGCCAAGGATCATTGCGTCCGGCGGAGTATCAGTCACTGGCGGTCATGGTGATGTCGATGGTAAAAGCCCAGATCTACTGGATATGCTCACCTCTAAAACCATTTGTGATGGGCCATTTGATTGCCGCCGCGCCACTCGCCGAGCGATTAAGTATGGCGCAGATGTGATTAAAATAACGTCCACAGGCGGCGTACTATCAGATACCAATACCGGTACTGGCCAACAAATGGCCAATGACGAATTAAAAGAAGTCATTGATGCTGCACATGCGCTAGGGCGTAAAGTTGCTAGTCATGCCCATGCTGCAGAAGGAATTAATGCCGCACTGCGCGCGGGGGTTGATAGTATCGAACATGGCAGTTACGCCAATAAAGAGTCGATTAAATTATTCAAAAAATCGGGCGCTTATTTAGTGCCAACATTATTGGCCGGCGATACCGTGGTGCAAATGGCGAAGGCTGAAGGCGGTTTTATGTCTGATGCGATTAAGGCGAAAGCCATCCGAGTTGGGCATGATATGCAGAATAATTTTAGCAGCGCTTATAAAGCGGGCGTTAAAATAGCGTTTGGTACTGATAGTGGTGTGTCACATCATGGAGATAATGCCAAAGAGGCTATTTTGATGAGCCAAGGCGGAATGAGTAATCAAGATATTCTAGTAAGTGCCACCATTAACGGCGCTGACCTGATTGATATGTCAGCCTCTTTAGGGACTTTAGAGCAAGGCAAGCAAGCGGATATTATAGCGATGAAAAGCAGTCCACTTGATAATATTAGTGCCTTACTTGATGTTCACTTTGTAATGAAATCGGGCTCAGTACATAAACAGTAA
- a CDS encoding sensor histidine kinase: MNHEPVTTSNSSTSSFVGQLSVYFGIITIVTAALIYLMMQFMLQWVEDEVSLNNLRDSAKYVISEFQSGAAEPLVLPPNITAYYSVQYIPEDYGQLQNYPLGFNAEINDDFTELFLYRDEFLLDGKLTPLYITMPAENIELSPQQWRSMSLFTLSFIIGLFILFGYVITKLFRRLIEPINQLSLQMSQATCPKEFTVSSKAAKEFGILTDSLNSYRQQNETLMKQEQAFARYASHELRTPLSIVLGSVKLLGKNAETEFQLRQRDRITRAAQDMQNTVDALLNIVKQEKSADENPPRELSEQELEQAIETSIAQAKQQDIEFIIEWHQTPVIQPNNAVLKMLLTNLINNAINARIELLDTNKQSYIKLIVDADSITLEDNGQGLSMTEKNTQGHGLGLVIIDTLCQRYQWQFSLTENSPNGCIARLKLPKNVKNNQ; this comes from the coding sequence ATGAATCATGAACCTGTGACCACGAGCAATAGCTCAACAAGCTCTTTTGTAGGCCAACTCAGTGTCTACTTTGGCATAATCACCATCGTCACTGCTGCACTTATTTATTTAATGATGCAGTTCATGTTGCAATGGGTTGAGGATGAAGTGAGTTTAAATAACTTACGTGATAGCGCTAAATATGTGATCAGCGAATTTCAAAGTGGCGCTGCAGAACCTCTAGTGCTTCCTCCTAATATCACCGCCTATTATTCAGTCCAATATATTCCAGAAGACTACGGTCAACTACAAAACTACCCACTGGGTTTCAATGCTGAGATAAATGATGATTTCACTGAACTTTTTTTATATCGCGATGAGTTTTTACTTGATGGAAAACTAACCCCGCTTTATATCACCATGCCAGCAGAAAACATTGAGCTATCTCCACAACAATGGCGCAGTATGAGCCTCTTTACTCTAAGCTTTATCATTGGTTTATTCATTTTATTTGGCTACGTTATCACTAAGTTGTTCAGACGTTTAATCGAACCCATTAATCAACTCAGCTTACAAATGAGTCAAGCTACCTGCCCTAAAGAGTTTACCGTCAGCTCAAAGGCTGCCAAAGAATTTGGCATTTTAACCGACAGCTTAAACAGTTATCGTCAGCAAAATGAAACACTGATGAAGCAAGAGCAAGCTTTTGCCCGCTATGCTAGTCACGAACTAAGAACCCCACTGAGTATTGTTTTAGGATCAGTTAAGTTACTTGGTAAAAATGCTGAAACGGAATTTCAACTGCGACAACGAGATCGTATTACTCGCGCAGCACAAGATATGCAGAACACCGTCGATGCGCTACTAAATATTGTAAAACAAGAGAAGTCGGCAGATGAAAACCCGCCTAGAGAACTCAGTGAGCAAGAGCTAGAACAAGCCATTGAAACCTCAATAGCTCAAGCGAAACAACAAGACATTGAATTCATTATTGAGTGGCATCAAACACCTGTAATTCAGCCCAATAACGCGGTGCTAAAAATGCTGCTGACCAATCTCATTAATAATGCGATTAACGCCAGAATAGAACTATTAGATACCAATAAGCAAAGCTATATCAAACTGATTGTCGATGCTGACAGCATTACCCTTGAAGACAATGGCCAAGGCTTATCGATGACAGAAAAAAATACTCAAGGTCATGGATTGGGATTGGTCATTATCGATACATTATGTCAACGTTATCAGTGGCAGTTCTCACTGACAGAGAATAGCCCTAATGGCTGTATTGCTAGGCTAAAACTGCCTAAAAATGTCAAAAACAATCAATAA